The proteins below are encoded in one region of Tindallia magadiensis:
- the cmr1 gene encoding type III-B CRISPR module RAMP protein Cmr1 has protein sequence MNCEAKKDWKNVEDHLNENNLELKVKFRIESPMFLGGAKMGKPELREASIKGALRFWLRAVAHVSLVGNLDKVRAIETSIFGSAEDKKSLKSPIILKIVRRENEEKKVETIQDKKYFGYGIDKKRSGFSTSETFEVVFREQPRKRNIDSDKTLRFLNNKEKLLFLDALRAFSYFGGIGARSRKGFGSVTIQSISVNKNTIYTEPESVEEAIKDIKDFISQLQLFSVNQKSKHLPRYTAFSSSSRIEIVQLNNKKNTDLHKELEKEMIQFRKKHKVNRHVFGLPHIDSPLSGEDRRASPLFISNHSVKKEYYAVLSMLPAYFLPEVKEKFEPINHYMNCFIKSSDYKVTKVFPCNRKEERHE, from the coding sequence TCTAGAACTGAAAGTTAAGTTTAGAATTGAATCCCCTATGTTTCTAGGCGGGGCAAAGATGGGTAAACCTGAGCTAAGAGAAGCTTCTATTAAGGGAGCACTGCGATTTTGGCTTCGTGCTGTGGCACATGTAAGCCTTGTAGGAAATTTAGACAAGGTGCGTGCAATAGAGACCTCAATCTTTGGAAGTGCTGAGGATAAAAAAAGCTTGAAGTCTCCTATTATTTTAAAGATTGTTAGAAGGGAGAATGAAGAAAAAAAGGTAGAAACAATTCAGGATAAAAAATATTTCGGATATGGTATTGATAAAAAAAGATCTGGCTTCTCTACAAGTGAAACTTTCGAAGTGGTATTTAGAGAGCAGCCAAGAAAAAGAAATATAGATAGCGATAAAACTCTCCGATTTCTGAACAATAAAGAAAAACTACTTTTTTTGGATGCCTTAAGAGCTTTTAGTTATTTTGGTGGTATTGGTGCTCGATCACGAAAAGGTTTTGGATCTGTTACCATACAAAGTATTAGTGTTAATAAAAATACAATTTATACAGAGCCAGAATCTGTAGAAGAAGCTATTAAAGATATAAAAGATTTTATAAGTCAGCTTCAGCTATTCAGTGTAAATCAAAAAAGCAAACACTTACCTCGATATACTGCCTTTTCAAGTTCAAGTCGAATAGAGATAGTTCAACTTAACAATAAAAAAAATACAGACTTACATAAAGAATTAGAAAAAGAAATGATTCAGTTTCGCAAAAAACATAAAGTAAATCGACATGTTTTTGGTCTTCCTCATATAGACTCTCCATTGAGTGGGGAAGATAGAAGAGCAAGTCCTCTATTTATTAGCAATCACTCGGTAAAAAAAGAATATTATGCGGTACTATCGATGCTTCCGGCATACTTTTTACCTGAAGTAAAAGAGAAGTTCGAACCGATTAATCATTACATGAATTGTTTTATAAAAAGTAGTGATTATAAAGTTACAAAAGTATTCCCATGCAATCGAAAGGAGGAAAGACATGAATAA